From the genome of Pseudomonas sp. AB6, one region includes:
- the mrdA gene encoding penicillin-binding protein 2 — protein sequence MPDPIPLKDHEKETQLVNKRLAACGLLVTILSCILVGRMYFLQVTEFAYHSTISENNRVHVLPITPERGVIYDRNGTVLADNRPSFNLIMTRERSGDWSQVLDSLISILSLPEEDRILFDKDLKQARHHFDPVTLLYELTEEQIALVAVNQFRLPGIDVEPQFVRHYPFGEHFAHSIGYVGRINEKESKQLDSVEYRGTQSIGKTGIEKFYESELHGRVGYEEVETNAQGRVLRVLKHTDPIPGKNIVLSLDVHLQEAAEEALGDRRGSVVALEPETGEVLAMVSKPSFDPNLFVTGISFKEYAALRDSVDRPLFNRVLRGLYAPGSTIKPEVAIAGLDSGVITPQARVFDPGYFQLPDYDHKYRNWNHSGDGWVDMDVAIMRSNDTYFYTLAHKLGIDRMHDYMTMFGLGQKVSLDMFEEAPGLMPSREWKRATRRQVWFPGETVILGIGQGYMQVTPLQLAQATSLIANKGVWIRPHLAKTVGGVMPIDEHPMPNIVLHNSADWEQVNHGMQMVMHDPRGIARAAAVGVQYRIAGKSGTAQVVAIKQGERYNRLKTLERNRDNALFVGFAPAEKPKIVVSVMIENGEAGGRVAGPVVRQILDAWLLDKDGKLKPQYAVPAVKPPNDPHV from the coding sequence ATGCCCGATCCGATTCCTTTAAAAGACCATGAGAAAGAAACGCAGCTGGTCAATAAAAGATTGGCGGCCTGTGGTCTGTTAGTCACCATTTTGAGCTGCATTCTGGTCGGCAGAATGTACTTTCTCCAAGTCACCGAATTCGCCTACCACTCAACCATTTCCGAAAACAACCGGGTTCATGTGCTGCCGATCACCCCAGAGCGGGGCGTCATCTACGACCGTAACGGTACTGTGCTGGCCGACAACCGACCGAGTTTCAACCTGATCATGACCCGTGAGCGTTCCGGGGATTGGAGTCAGGTATTGGACTCGCTGATCAGTATTCTCAGCTTGCCGGAAGAAGACCGCATTCTGTTCGACAAAGACCTGAAGCAGGCGCGCCACCATTTTGATCCGGTGACACTGCTGTATGAGTTGACCGAAGAGCAAATAGCGTTAGTTGCCGTCAACCAATTCCGGCTGCCAGGTATAGACGTCGAGCCGCAGTTCGTTCGGCATTATCCGTTTGGCGAGCATTTTGCCCACTCGATTGGTTACGTGGGCCGGATCAACGAAAAAGAATCCAAACAACTGGATTCTGTTGAATACCGAGGCACTCAATCCATCGGTAAGACCGGTATTGAAAAATTCTACGAGTCTGAGCTGCACGGGCGAGTGGGCTATGAAGAAGTCGAGACCAATGCCCAAGGCCGGGTGCTGCGCGTGCTTAAACACACGGACCCGATCCCCGGCAAAAATATTGTTTTGAGCCTGGACGTGCATTTGCAAGAAGCCGCCGAAGAGGCGTTGGGCGATCGCCGTGGATCGGTGGTGGCACTGGAACCTGAGACCGGCGAGGTGCTGGCGATGGTCAGCAAGCCTAGTTTCGATCCGAATCTGTTCGTCACCGGTATCAGTTTCAAGGAATACGCAGCGCTGCGCGATTCGGTTGACCGGCCGTTGTTCAACCGTGTGCTGCGCGGTTTGTATGCCCCAGGTTCGACGATTAAACCTGAGGTGGCCATTGCCGGACTCGATAGCGGTGTAATAACGCCACAGGCTCGAGTGTTTGACCCCGGATATTTCCAGCTACCGGATTACGACCATAAATACCGTAATTGGAACCACAGCGGGGATGGCTGGGTGGATATGGATGTGGCGATCATGCGCTCCAATGACACCTACTTTTATACCTTGGCTCACAAGCTTGGCATCGATCGGATGCATGACTACATGACAATGTTTGGCCTTGGACAGAAGGTCTCACTGGACATGTTCGAAGAAGCGCCGGGCTTGATGCCGTCCCGTGAATGGAAACGGGCTACTCGACGACAAGTTTGGTTTCCCGGTGAAACGGTCATTCTTGGTATCGGACAGGGCTATATGCAGGTCACTCCTTTGCAATTGGCTCAGGCCACCTCGCTCATCGCTAACAAAGGCGTATGGATCCGCCCGCACTTGGCGAAAACCGTGGGCGGCGTAATGCCGATTGACGAGCACCCGATGCCCAATATCGTCCTGCACAATAGTGCCGATTGGGAGCAGGTCAATCACGGTATGCAGATGGTGATGCACGATCCACGAGGCATCGCCCGTGCGGCGGCCGTGGGTGTGCAATATCGAATTGCTGGTAAAAGCGGTACAGCGCAAGTGGTTGCGATCAAACAGGGTGAGCGTTACAACCGCTTGAAGACTCTGGAACGTAACCGTGACAATGCCTTGTTCGTCGGTTTCGCCCCCGCTGAAAAACCGAAAATAGTGGTCTCGGTGATGATTGAAAACGGTGAGGCCGGGGGCCGTGTTGCGGGGCCCGTGGTGCGCCAAATCCTGGACGCCTGGTTGCTCGACAAAGACGGCAAGCTGAAACCGCAATATGCAGTTCCAGCCGTCAAACCGCCCAATGATCCGCACGTTTGA